A single region of the Canis lupus familiaris isolate Mischka breed German Shepherd chromosome 35, alternate assembly UU_Cfam_GSD_1.0, whole genome shotgun sequence genome encodes:
- the LOC119867648 gene encoding rRNA-processing protein FCF1 homolog yields the protein MKRMLSLRDQRLKEKDRLKPKKKEKKDLSALKEREVPQHPSCLFSQYNTQLGPPYHILVDTNFSIKAKLDLVQSMMDCLYAKCIPCITDCVMAETEKLGQKYQVALRIAKDPRFEQLPCTHKGTYADDCLVQRVTQHKCYIVATVDRDLRRIWKSPGVPIMYISNHRYNIERMPDDYGAPRF from the coding sequence ATGAAGCGAATGCTTAGTCTCCGAGATCAGAGGCTTAAAGAGAAGGATAGattaaaacctaaaaagaaagaaaagaaagatctcagTGCACTCAAGGAAAGAGAAGTCCCCCAACATCCTTCCTGCTTATTCTCCCAATATAACACACAGCTGGGCCCACCTTACCACATCCTGGTTGATACCAACTTTTCCATTAAAGCCAAACTTGACTTAGTACAGTCAATGATGGACTGCCTGTATGCCAAGTGTATCCCTTGTATAACTGACTGTGTAATGGCTGAAACTGAGAAACTGGGGCAAAAGTATCAAGTGGCTCTAAGGATTGCCAAGGATCCGAGATTTGAACAATTGCCATGCACACACAAAGGAACCTATGCAGATGACTGCTTAGTACAGAGAGTAACTCAGCACAAGTGTTACATTGTGGCCACAGTTGACCGGGACCTTAGAAGGATCTGGAAGAGCCCTGGAGTTCCCATCATGTACATTTCTAACCATAGGTACAACATTGAGCGGATGCCAGATGATTATGGAGCCCCTAGGTTCTAA